TGTACCGGGATTTATCAAGAAGATATGCTTTGAAGAATATCAGCAGGTACGAAAAGGTGATACGCTCGTTATTATTGAAGATGCGGAATTCCGTCTTCGTGTAGCACAGGCGGAAGCGGATTTGGCCAATGCCACTGCGGGACGGCAGGCAACGACCATAGGCATTGCCACTACCCAAAACAACCTGAGCGTAAGTGACGCAAGTATTGAAGAAGTACGTGTACAAATGGAAAATGCCCAACGTGAACTGAACCGTTTTGAAAAGTTATTGCAGGAAGATGCTGTGACGAAGCAACAATATGATAATGTGCACACAGCTTATGAAACAGCCAAAGCCCGTTACGAACAGGTATCGCGTGCCAAACAATCTACGTCTTTAGTGAAAAGCGAACAGACACATCGCCTAGGACAGAACGAAGCAGGTGTCCGCCTGGCAAAAGCAGCTTTAGAGCTTGCCCGTCTGAATCTTTCCTATACGGTTATCATCGCCCCGTGTGACGGTACCACAGGAAAGAAAGAGATTCTGGAGGGTCAGTTGGTTCAACCGGGACAGACCATGGTGGATATTGTAGACAGCAGCGATTTATGGGTAATCGCCAATTATCGTGAAACCCAGCTTTCCAATATCAGAGAAGGCGCAGATGTGGAAATGACAGCAGATGCAGTGCCGGGCGTCACTTTCAAAGGCATCGTCGAATCCATTTCCGATGCTACGGGAGCGGCTTTCTCAATGATTCCGCAGGACAATGCAACCGGGAACTTTGTAAAGGTAGAACAACGAATCCCCGTCCGCATCAGCCTGAAAGGAAACAAGCCGGAAGATTTAAAACGCTTGCGTGCCGGTTTCAATGTAGAATGTGAGGTGAAATATTAACGTATGGGAGCACCTGTTTTAAATGGCCCTTTCGTGATGCCCATGTTCCGTAGCTTCGTACCGCGGAAGATACAACCGTGGATTTATCTGTTCATTGCCATTACTTTCCAACTTTCGGGCGGGGTCTATTTGGGAGCATTGAACCAGATGATCGGGGGAATGGCGTTGATGCGTGAGGATATATTGATGTGTATGTACGCCAATCTCGCAGGTATGGCTATCTACTTCCCCTTGCTGTTCCGCATGAAGTTCCGTTTTACAAATAAGACGTTGCTCACATCGGCTGCATTGGGGGTATTGGTCTGTAACCTGATTGCTCCGCATATTACTTTCCTTCCGCTATTGTGGTTGATATGTTTCATCGAAGGCATGTGCAAAATCCAGGGAACCTTTGAATGTATGTCCAACATTCAGTTGTGGATGACGCCCAAACGGGATTTTACCGTTTTCTTTCCCTGGCTTCACATCGTCGTCTTGGGAAGCATCCAGTTGTCCGACCTGATAACGACTTATCTGATGTATCATTATCACTGGACATATATGAATCTTTTCATTGCAGGATTGATGATAATAGTCCTGTTGATACAGACCATTTGCGTAAAGCATTTCCGGTTTATGCGCAAGTTTCCGTTGTTCGGCATTGACTGGCTGGGGGCAGCGTTATGGGCGGCATTGCTGGCCGAGATAGCTTTCCTCTTCAACTACGGTGACTGGTATGACTGGTGGAACAGTCCGGTTATCCGTCAGTTGTCGGTAGCTATCCTGATAACCCTGTTTTTTTGCATCTGGCGCATGCTGACTATCCGTCACCCGTTCTTAGAGCCTAAAATGTGGAGTTACCGCTACCTCTTACCTTTATTGGGACTAATCACACTAGTGGAAGCATTTCTGGCAACCGAGCATGTATTGGAAGAAGTTTTTTATGAGGAAGTGATGAAGTATGAGGAGCTGATAAGCGTGCAATTGGCGTGGTTTGCTATTATCGGTATAGTAATCGGCTGCGTATTCTCTTATTGGTGGATGCATATCAAACACTATAATTATGTACGTCTTATCATTGTCGGTTTCTTAGGGCTTATCGGTTATCTGATAGGGTTCTATCTGACAATCTCTACTGATATTCACATCTCACAGCTTTATCTTCCGACAATATGCCGGGGATTCGCCTATGCGGTATTAAGCGCCACCTTTATGGTCTGCCTGGAAGAAATCATGACTTTCCAACATTTTTTCCAATCGTTAAGTGTATTCAATATGCTTCACATGGTAGTCGGCGGTGTATTGGGTTGCGCGATCTATGCACAAGGACTGGCTTATTACGTTCCTGATAACCTGGCACGCTACGGGGCGGCAATCGACCATGTATCATTCAGCAGCAGTCCGTTCAATCTCGGCCATTACATGGAAGAGTTTATCAGTCAGATGATGGAAGTGAGCATCAAGCAGATTTATGGCTGGGTGGCTTATGCCTGTATCTTCTTATTCCTGCTGTTGCTGCTTTATGATTTCCCGGTGCGCCGTTCGTTGAAAAGCATGCCAAGCTGGAAAGAAGTGGCACGTGATGTAAAAAATACATTTTGGCGCACCACACATACACCATCCGAAAAAGAATAAGTAATAGAATTAGAAGCACGGCTGTTTAAGTATCAACCGTGCTTCTTTCAGAAACAGGACACAATTACAGTCAAACTACATATCGACTCATTATTTTAGTCATTTTGCTATAAAATTAATAGAAATTATCTCCGAAAGACGACAGATTCAAACTTTTATTCCTACATTTGCAGCCAAATGATAACTTATTAATAAAAAATACAGATACCATGGCTAAAATAACCAAAGAAGCCGCTTTGCTCTATCACTCACAGGGCAAACCCGGTAAGATCGAGGTAGTTCCTACCAAACCTTACAGTACACAAACCGACTTATCACTTGCATACTCTCCCGGTGTGGCAGAGCCTTGTCTTGAAATAGAGAAGAATCCGCAAGATGCGTATAAATATACAGCTAAAGGCAATCTTGTTGCCGTTATCTCCAATGGTACAGCTGTGCTCGGACTGGGTGACATAGGCGCATTGAGCGGCAAACCCGTAATGGAAGGTAAAGGACTGCTTTTCAAAATTTATGCAGGTATCGACGTGTTCGATATTGAAGTGGATGAGAAAGATCCGGAAAAATTCATTGCAGCAGTGAAAGCTATCGCTCCTACTTTCGGCGGCATCAACCTGGAAGACATCAAAGCTCCCGAATGTTTCGAAATCGAACGCCGCCTGAAAGAAGAACTGGACATTCCCGTCATGCACGACGACCAACACGGAACGGCTATCATCTCCAGTGCCGGGCTGGTGAATGCCCTGCAAGTGGCTGGAAAGAAAATCGAAGATGTAAAAATCGTCGTGAACGGTGCAGGTGCCTCTGCCGTATCTTGTACTAAATTATATGTATCACTGGGCGCACGTCTCGAAAACATCGTCATGCTGGACAGTAAAGGCGTAATCAGCAAGGCGCGTACCGACCTGAACGAACAGAAAAGATATTTTGCAACCGACCGCACGGATATCCATACATTGGAAGAAGCAATCAAAGGTGCAGATGTATTCCTCGGACTATCAAAAGGAAATGTGCTGAGTCAGGACATGGTGCGCAGCATGGCTCCAATGCCTATCGTATTTGCACTGGCAAACCCGACACCGGAAATCTCTTACGAAGACGCTATGGCAGCACGCCCTGACGTATTAATGGCAACCGGACGTTCCGACTATCCGAACCAGATTAACAATGTAATCGGTTTCCCGTACATCTTCCGCGGTGCTCTGGATACGCATGCCAAGGCGATCAACGAAGAAATGAAAATCGCCGCCGTACACGCTATTGCCAATCTGGCAAAACAGCCTGTACCCGACATCGTGAATGCAGCATACCACGTGAACAATCTTTCTTTCGGGCCGGAATATTTCATCCCGAAACCGGTAGACCCACGCCTCATCACCGAAGTTTCCTGTGCCGTGGCAAGAGCTGCTATGGAAAGCGGAGTGGCACGTACCGATATCAAGGATTGGGACGCTTATTGCGTACACTTGCGCGAACTTATGGGATATGAATCCAAACTGACCCGCCAACTGTATGACACCGCCCGCCGCCACCCGCAACGTGTAGTGTTTGCCGAAGGCATTCACCCGAATATGCTGAAAGCCGCCGTTGAAGCGAAAGCCGAAGGTATCTGCCATCCTATCTTATTAGGAAACGACGAAGCAATCGGCAAACTGGCGGAAGAACTCGACCTCAGCCTCGAAGGTATCGAAATCGTCAACCTCCGCCACCCGGACGAATCGGAACGCCGCGAACGTTATGCACGCATTCTGGCAGAGAAACGTTCACGCGAAGGCTTTACTTACGAAGAAGCCAACGACAAGATGTTCGAACGCAACTATTTCGGTATGATGATGGTTGAAACTGGAGATGCCGACGCGTTTATCACGGGACTTTATACGAGATATAGCAACACGATCAAAGTTGCCAAAGAAGTAATCGGCATCCAACCGGGATTCAAACATTTCGGAACCATGCATATCCTGAACTCCAAGAAAGGCACTTACTTCCTGGCAGATACATTGATTAACCGCCACCCGGATACAAACACATTGATTGATATCGCCAAACTGTCTGACAAAACAGTCCGCTTCTTCAATCATACACCGGTCATTTCGATGTTGTCATACTCCAACTTCGGCGCCGACACCGCAGGTAGCCCTGTCAAAGTGCACGAAGCGGTGTCATATATGCAGGAAGAATATCCCGAACTGGCTATCGACGGTGAAATGCAGGTCAACTTTGCCATGAACCGTGAGTTGCGCGACACCAAGTATCCGTTCACCCGCCTGAAAGGTAAAGATGTGAACACACTGATTTTCCCGAACTTGAGTTCTGCAAATGCCGGATACAAATTGCTGCAAGCAATGGACCCTGACACAGAATTTATCGGGCCCATCCAAATGGGA
The nucleotide sequence above comes from Bacteroides caccae. Encoded proteins:
- a CDS encoding HlyD family secretion protein, producing MIARKTQKIIYNILILCFLIGGATYVCSRFIHLGNIEYTDNAQVKQHITPINTRVPGFIKKICFEEYQQVRKGDTLVIIEDAEFRLRVAQAEADLANATAGRQATTIGIATTQNNLSVSDASIEEVRVQMENAQRELNRFEKLLQEDAVTKQQYDNVHTAYETAKARYEQVSRAKQSTSLVKSEQTHRLGQNEAGVRLAKAALELARLNLSYTVIIAPCDGTTGKKEILEGQLVQPGQTMVDIVDSSDLWVIANYRETQLSNIREGADVEMTADAVPGVTFKGIVESISDATGAAFSMIPQDNATGNFVKVEQRIPVRISLKGNKPEDLKRLRAGFNVECEVKY
- a CDS encoding NADP-dependent malic enzyme, translated to MAKITKEAALLYHSQGKPGKIEVVPTKPYSTQTDLSLAYSPGVAEPCLEIEKNPQDAYKYTAKGNLVAVISNGTAVLGLGDIGALSGKPVMEGKGLLFKIYAGIDVFDIEVDEKDPEKFIAAVKAIAPTFGGINLEDIKAPECFEIERRLKEELDIPVMHDDQHGTAIISSAGLVNALQVAGKKIEDVKIVVNGAGASAVSCTKLYVSLGARLENIVMLDSKGVISKARTDLNEQKRYFATDRTDIHTLEEAIKGADVFLGLSKGNVLSQDMVRSMAPMPIVFALANPTPEISYEDAMAARPDVLMATGRSDYPNQINNVIGFPYIFRGALDTHAKAINEEMKIAAVHAIANLAKQPVPDIVNAAYHVNNLSFGPEYFIPKPVDPRLITEVSCAVARAAMESGVARTDIKDWDAYCVHLRELMGYESKLTRQLYDTARRHPQRVVFAEGIHPNMLKAAVEAKAEGICHPILLGNDEAIGKLAEELDLSLEGIEIVNLRHPDESERRERYARILAEKRSREGFTYEEANDKMFERNYFGMMMVETGDADAFITGLYTRYSNTIKVAKEVIGIQPGFKHFGTMHILNSKKGTYFLADTLINRHPDTNTLIDIAKLSDKTVRFFNHTPVISMLSYSNFGADTAGSPVKVHEAVSYMQEEYPELAIDGEMQVNFAMNRELRDTKYPFTRLKGKDVNTLIFPNLSSANAGYKLLQAMDPDTEFIGPIQMGLNKPIHFTDFESSVRDIVNITAVAVIDAIVDKKKKESK